A window of Aurantibacillus circumpalustris genomic DNA:
GAAAACCGCTATTACGCTAAAACTACGCGTACAGCAGTAAAGGCTTTACGTACAGCTACTTCTAAAAAAGATGCTGAGGCTTTATTACCTAAAGTTTCTAGTATGTTGGATAAATTGGCTAAAAAAAGCGTTATTCACAAGAATAAAGCTGGTAACATGAAATCAAAGCTTGCTAAGAAAGTAGCAACTTTAAAATAATTTAACTCTAGTTAAAAGAATATAGTCCGCACTGGTTGTCCAGGCGGACTTTTTTTGTTGATTTCTGTTGTAACTTTGATAGAACTATTATATGATAACTAGGTATGAA
This region includes:
- the rpsT gene encoding 30S ribosomal protein S20 gives rise to the protein MANHKSAIKRIRSNDAKRIENRYYAKTTRTAVKALRTATSKKDAEALLPKVSSMLDKLAKKSVIHKNKAGNMKSKLAKKVATLK